In the Phaeobacter gallaeciensis genome, one interval contains:
- a CDS encoding sarcosine oxidase subunit delta, with the protein MLILECPYCGVKAEETELHGGGEAHLTRFGPGSSDDEFHDYLFMRENPKGVHFERWRHVNGCGKWFHAARCTMTLEVFGTYSAQTTEPPQEIRDAITAKRPGWSWREFSDARS; encoded by the coding sequence ATGCTGATCCTTGAATGCCCCTATTGCGGCGTCAAAGCCGAAGAAACCGAACTGCACGGTGGCGGTGAGGCGCATCTGACGCGCTTTGGTCCCGGCTCCTCGGATGATGAGTTCCATGATTATCTGTTCATGCGGGAAAATCCCAAAGGCGTGCATTTCGAACGCTGGCGGCACGTCAATGGCTGCGGCAAGTGGTTCCACGCGGCCCGCTGCACCATGACGCTTGAGGTTTTTGGCACCTATTCGGCGCAAACCACCGAGCCGCCGCAGGAAATCCGCGACGCGATCACCGCCAAACGCCCCGGCTGGAGCTGGCGCGAGTTTTCGGATGCCAGGTCATGA